Proteins encoded in a region of the Dorea longicatena genome:
- the hisG gene encoding ATP phosphoribosyltransferase has product MRYLTFALGKGRLAKQTLELFEKIGITCEEMKDKDSRKLIFTNEELKLRFFLAKGPDVPTYVEYGAADIGVVGKDTILEEGRKVHEVLDLGYGKCKMCVCGYKDAAPLLQHHELIRVATKYPNIAKDYFYNTKHQTVEIIKLNGSIELAPIVGLSEVIVDIVETGSTLRENGLEVLEEVCPLSARMIVNPVSMRMESARIKDLLTRLREQV; this is encoded by the coding sequence ATGAGATACCTGACATTTGCCCTGGGAAAAGGACGTCTGGCAAAACAGACATTAGAATTATTTGAGAAAATCGGGATTACCTGTGAAGAGATGAAAGATAAAGATTCCAGGAAGCTGATTTTCACCAATGAAGAATTGAAACTCCGTTTCTTTCTTGCAAAAGGACCGGATGTTCCGACATATGTAGAATATGGCGCAGCGGATATCGGAGTCGTTGGAAAAGATACAATCCTGGAAGAAGGACGTAAGGTACATGAAGTACTGGATCTTGGATATGGGAAATGTAAGATGTGTGTATGCGGATACAAAGATGCCGCACCACTTCTGCAGCATCATGAACTGATCCGGGTAGCAACAAAATATCCGAATATTGCAAAAGATTATTTCTATAACACGAAGCATCAGACTGTAGAGATCATTAAGTTAAATGGTTCCATTGAACTTGCACCGATCGTCGGACTGTCCGAAGTGATCGTGGATATTGTAGAGACAGGGTCAACCCTCCGTGAAAATGGTCTGGAAGTGTTGGAGGAAGTATGTCCGTTGTCTGCTAGGATGATCGTGAATCCGGTCAGTATGCGTATGGAAAGCGCAAGGATCAAAGACCTGCTGACAAGACTGCGGGAGCAGGTATAA
- a CDS encoding MATE family efflux transporter — translation MCNGTIMNKLISFSIPLMLSGILQLMFNAVDIVVVGRFSGSQALAAVGSTTALINVFTNLFIGISLGANVLAARYYATGKTKEMSETVHTAIALALVSGVAMAVIGVVFARGALEIMGTPDDVIAKSTLYMRIYFCGMPFFMMYNYGAAILRAVGDTKRPLIFLIVSGVINAILNLFLVIGFHLDVAGVGIATVISQLVSCILVLRCLHHTESSYQLHLAKLRIRSVYLKQIFEVGVPAGIQSTVINISNAMLQSSVNSFGSIAMAGYTASNNIFGFLYVSVNSFTQACMSFTSQNYGVKKLKRMDRVLIDCMILSVVVTLILGSSVYIFGPELLHIYSNQADVIKYGMEIFSYTTVTYFLCGLMDLFPGALRGMGYSTVPMILSIIGTVGVRIIWIYGLFPSHRSLTFLFLSYPVSWIATIIMQVICFWFVRKKIHRTMVIAAE, via the coding sequence ATGTGCAATGGAACCATCATGAACAAATTGATTTCATTTTCCATACCACTGATGCTGTCAGGAATCTTACAGCTGATGTTCAATGCGGTGGATATCGTGGTAGTGGGACGTTTCAGCGGAAGTCAGGCGCTCGCAGCGGTGGGTTCGACAACGGCACTGATCAATGTGTTTACCAATCTTTTCATCGGAATCTCATTGGGAGCAAATGTACTTGCAGCGAGATATTATGCGACCGGAAAAACAAAAGAAATGTCGGAGACGGTACATACGGCTATTGCACTTGCTCTGGTAAGCGGAGTGGCGATGGCGGTGATTGGAGTGGTCTTTGCCAGAGGCGCACTGGAAATTATGGGGACACCGGATGATGTAATTGCCAAATCCACACTTTATATGCGGATTTATTTCTGCGGTATGCCATTTTTTATGATGTATAACTATGGAGCAGCCATATTAAGGGCAGTGGGGGATACCAAACGTCCGTTGATCTTCCTGATCGTATCCGGAGTGATTAATGCAATATTGAATCTGTTCCTGGTCATCGGTTTTCATCTGGATGTAGCAGGCGTTGGGATTGCGACCGTTATATCCCAGCTGGTATCCTGTATCCTGGTACTCCGGTGCCTGCATCACACAGAGAGCAGCTATCAGCTTCACCTTGCAAAGCTTCGGATCAGATCCGTGTATCTGAAGCAGATTTTTGAAGTCGGGGTTCCGGCGGGAATCCAGAGCACGGTAATCAATATTTCAAATGCGATGCTGCAGTCATCGGTCAATTCTTTTGGATCGATCGCAATGGCAGGATATACGGCATCGAATAATATTTTCGGATTCTTATATGTGTCGGTGAACTCCTTCACACAGGCCTGTATGAGCTTCACAAGCCAGAACTACGGAGTGAAGAAATTAAAACGTATGGACAGGGTTCTGATTGACTGTATGATCCTTTCAGTTGTGGTAACTTTGATCCTCGGAAGCAGTGTGTACATATTCGGACCGGAACTTCTGCATATTTACAGTAATCAGGCAGATGTTATCAAATACGGTATGGAGATCTTTTCTTATACAACCGTTACCTATTTCCTGTGCGGTCTGATGGATCTGTTCCCGGGAGCACTGAGAGGAATGGGATATTCCACGGTACCGATGATTCTTTCTATCATCGGTACGGTCGGAGTCCGGATTATCTGGATCTATGGACTGTTCCCTTCACACAGATCACTGACTTTCTTGTTTCTGTCTTATCCGGTATCCTGGATTGCAACGATCATCATGCAGGTGATCTGCTTCTGGTTTGTAAGGAAGAAGATCCACAGGACGATGGTGATTGCGGCAGAGTGA
- the hisD gene encoding histidinol dehydrogenase — MRIQRLTKDAKENLLEDLLKRSPNNYGQYEQGVQEILAHVKEEKDQAVFAYTKKFDHADITADNIKVTEEEIEEAYKEVDPKLVEIIRKALLNIRTYHEKQRQYSWFDSKPDGTILGQKVTPLHRVGVYVPGGKAVYPSSVLMNIVPAKVAGVDEIVMVTPPGKDGKVTPNTLVAAHEAGADVIYKVGGAQAIAALAYGTESIPKVDKIVGPGNIYVALAKKAVYGYVSIDAIAGPSEILVIADETANPRFVAADLLSQAEHDELASAILVTTSEELARKVSDEVDGFLKELSRSEIIRKSLDNYGYILVADTMNDVIDIANEIASEHLEIQTKNPYDVMTKIRNAGAIFIGEYASEPLGDYFAGPNHVLPTNGTAKFFSPLSVDDFIKKSSIIGYSEEALRDIHKDIEAFAEAEQLTAHANSIKVRFEGEE; from the coding sequence ATGAGAATACAGCGTTTGACAAAAGATGCAAAAGAGAACTTACTGGAGGATCTTCTGAAGAGAAGCCCGAATAATTACGGTCAGTATGAACAGGGAGTTCAGGAAATCCTCGCTCATGTAAAAGAAGAAAAGGATCAGGCAGTATTTGCATATACGAAGAAATTTGATCATGCAGATATCACTGCAGACAATATTAAGGTTACAGAAGAGGAGATCGAAGAGGCATATAAAGAAGTAGATCCAAAACTGGTGGAGATCATCCGCAAAGCTCTTCTGAACATCCGTACGTATCATGAAAAACAGAGACAGTACAGCTGGTTCGACAGCAAACCGGACGGAACAATCCTGGGACAGAAGGTCACACCACTTCACAGAGTTGGTGTATATGTGCCGGGCGGGAAAGCGGTATATCCATCTTCTGTATTGATGAACATTGTACCTGCAAAGGTAGCCGGAGTTGACGAGATCGTGATGGTCACACCGCCCGGAAAAGATGGAAAAGTGACACCAAACACACTGGTTGCAGCACATGAAGCCGGTGCGGATGTCATCTATAAAGTCGGCGGGGCACAGGCGATTGCTGCTCTGGCATACGGGACAGAGAGTATTCCAAAAGTCGATAAGATCGTAGGACCTGGAAATATATATGTTGCTCTGGCGAAAAAAGCAGTTTATGGCTATGTAAGCATTGATGCAATTGCCGGACCAAGCGAGATTCTTGTTATTGCAGATGAGACGGCAAATCCAAGATTTGTGGCAGCAGATCTTCTTTCACAGGCAGAGCATGATGAACTTGCATCTGCAATCCTGGTCACAACATCTGAAGAACTTGCCCGGAAGGTATCGGATGAAGTAGATGGCTTCTTAAAAGAACTTTCCAGAAGTGAGATCATCCGGAAATCACTGGACAACTACGGTTATATCCTGGTCGCAGATACGATGAATGATGTGATTGATATTGCAAATGAGATTGCATCCGAACATCTGGAGATCCAGACAAAGAATCCATATGATGTGATGACAAAGATAAGAAATGCCGGTGCCATCTTTATCGGGGAATACGCAAGTGAACCACTGGGAGATTATTTTGCAGGACCGAACCATGTTCTTCCAACCAATGGTACAGCAAAATTTTTCTCACCGCTTTCTGTGGATGATTTCATTAAAAAATCAAGTATCATCGGATATTCGGAAGAAGCATTACGCGATATACATAAAGATATTGAAGCATTTGCCGAGGCAGAGCAGCTGACGGCACATGCCAATTCTATCAAGGTCCGTTTTGAGGGCGAAGAGTAG
- the hisIE gene encoding bifunctional phosphoribosyl-AMP cyclohydrolase/phosphoribosyl-ATP diphosphatase HisIE: protein MSYKRLIPCIFIKDGKAVRWIDDPTVVSKDVIELAKYYSDHGADELIVLDLSDSDEEHDETITLMKRINRVIRIPMIAGGNIRRQEDIKKILYTGAKRAMLNFSKPDSVKLIEDAAKRFGKEKLAVSLNDFDALFKHQHLIQDYSSEIVFMHRLDLNSIMNVTDVPCVIITDTEEESELFKILKCPGVRGLSGRYVSRTDIDCVAFKDKCTEEGIKMTSFESMMEFSQFKTNDQGLIPVIVQHYKTQEILMLAYMNEESFYETIKTGKMTYFSRSRQKLWVKGETSGHFQYVKSLTIDCDLDTLLAKVDQIGAACHTGNPTCFFQPLVGIDYDETNPLRIFESVYDTIADRKENPKEGSYTNYLFDKGIDKILKKIGEEATEVVIAAKNPNPEEVKYEIADFLYHAMVLMVEKGLTWEDIVKELADR from the coding sequence ATGAGTTATAAAAGATTAATACCTTGCATTTTCATAAAAGACGGGAAAGCGGTCAGATGGATTGATGATCCGACTGTTGTATCCAAAGACGTAATTGAACTTGCAAAATATTACAGTGATCACGGTGCAGATGAACTGATCGTGCTGGATCTCTCAGATTCGGATGAAGAACATGATGAAACGATCACATTGATGAAACGGATCAATCGTGTGATCAGGATCCCGATGATCGCAGGCGGCAATATCAGACGCCAGGAAGATATTAAGAAGATTCTGTATACAGGTGCAAAACGGGCAATGCTGAATTTCTCTAAGCCGGATAGTGTCAAACTGATTGAGGATGCGGCAAAAAGATTCGGAAAAGAGAAGCTTGCGGTATCATTAAATGATTTTGATGCATTGTTCAAACATCAGCATCTGATCCAGGATTACAGCAGTGAAATTGTCTTTATGCACAGACTGGATCTGAATTCCATTATGAATGTAACAGATGTACCGTGTGTGATCATTACGGATACGGAAGAAGAGTCAGAGTTATTTAAAATTTTGAAATGCCCGGGTGTCCGGGGGCTTTCGGGAAGATATGTAAGCCGTACAGATATTGATTGCGTGGCATTCAAAGATAAGTGTACGGAAGAAGGAATTAAGATGACATCTTTTGAGAGTATGATGGAGTTCTCACAGTTTAAGACCAATGATCAGGGCCTGATCCCTGTCATCGTCCAGCATTATAAGACACAGGAGATCCTGATGCTGGCATATATGAATGAGGAATCTTTCTATGAGACGATCAAGACAGGAAAGATGACGTATTTTAGCAGAAGCCGGCAGAAACTCTGGGTAAAGGGGGAGACGAGCGGTCATTTCCAGTATGTAAAATCCCTGACGATTGACTGTGATCTGGATACATTGCTTGCAAAAGTAGATCAGATCGGAGCAGCATGCCATACCGGTAATCCGACCTGCTTCTTCCAACCGCTTGTAGGAATTGACTATGATGAGACGAATCCGCTTCGGATCTTTGAATCAGTATATGACACGATCGCAGACCGTAAAGAGAATCCAAAGGAGGGGTCTTACACGAATTATCTGTTTGATAAGGGAATTGATAAGATTCTGAAAAAAATTGGAGAAGAAGCAACGGAAGTTGTGATCGCAGCAAAGAATCCGAATCCGGAAGAAGTCAAATATGAGATCGCGGATTTCCTGTATCATGCAATGGTTCTGATGGTAGAAAAAGGTCTAACATGGGAAGACATCGTAAAAGAACTGGCAGATCGTTAA
- a CDS encoding dicarboxylate/amino acid:cation symporter, with translation MGETQKKEKKKIGLTTKIFIALLAGAIFGIILCYAVPSGHIKDDIIVEGVLYVVGQGFIKLMKMLVVPLVFCSLVCGSMSIGDTKKLGTVGARTLIFYLATTALAVTVALSVGNLINPGVGLDMSTIKTNAASVETMKATSLTDTLLNIIPDNPINSLASGEMLQIIVFALIIGVILAKLGERAETVANFFSQFNDIMMEMTMMIMALAPIGVFCLISRTFANIGFSAFVPLAKYMIGVLIALAIQCFGVYQILLKIFTGLNPLKFIKKFFPVMAFAFSTATSNATIPLSIDTLSKKVGVSKKISSFTIPLGATINMDGTSIMQGVAVVFAAQAFGIHLSMTDYITVIGTATLASIGTAGVPSVGLVTLTMVFNSVGLPVEAIGLIMGIDRILDMTRTAVNITGDAVCTTIVAHQNKALDKNVFYAEEN, from the coding sequence ATGGGAGAGACACAGAAGAAGGAAAAGAAGAAAATAGGACTTACAACGAAGATTTTTATTGCATTGCTTGCAGGAGCGATATTTGGAATTATTTTATGTTATGCGGTTCCAAGTGGACATATCAAAGACGACATTATCGTAGAAGGTGTACTGTACGTGGTCGGACAAGGCTTTATCAAACTGATGAAGATGTTGGTTGTACCACTGGTATTCTGTTCGCTTGTGTGCGGAAGTATGTCGATCGGGGATACGAAGAAGCTTGGTACAGTCGGTGCAAGAACACTGATCTTTTATCTGGCAACAACAGCACTTGCGGTTACCGTAGCATTGTCTGTCGGAAACCTGATCAATCCGGGTGTGGGACTGGACATGAGCACGATCAAGACTAATGCAGCATCTGTAGAAACTATGAAGGCTACTTCATTGACAGACACGTTGTTAAATATTATCCCGGATAACCCGATTAATTCTCTTGCAAGCGGAGAGATGCTGCAGATCATCGTATTTGCATTGATCATCGGTGTGATCCTTGCAAAATTAGGAGAACGTGCAGAGACAGTTGCGAACTTCTTCAGCCAGTTTAATGATATCATGATGGAAATGACGATGATGATCATGGCACTTGCCCCAATTGGTGTCTTCTGCCTGATCAGCCGCACATTTGCAAACATCGGATTCAGTGCATTTGTACCGCTGGCAAAATATATGATCGGTGTATTGATCGCACTGGCAATCCAGTGTTTCGGTGTATACCAGATCTTACTGAAGATATTTACCGGACTGAATCCTCTGAAATTTATCAAGAAGTTCTTCCCGGTTATGGCCTTCGCATTCTCAACAGCAACATCAAATGCAACGATTCCGCTGTCAATCGATACCCTGTCCAAGAAGGTGGGTGTATCTAAGAAGATATCATCTTTCACCATTCCTCTTGGAGCGACCATCAATATGGATGGTACTTCGATCATGCAGGGGGTAGCCGTTGTATTTGCCGCACAGGCATTCGGAATCCACTTAAGTATGACAGATTATATTACTGTGATCGGAACTGCAACACTTGCATCCATCGGTACGGCCGGTGTGCCAAGTGTAGGTCTGGTAACACTGACAATGGTATTCAATTCTGTCGGACTTCCGGTTGAGGCAATTGGTCTGATCATGGGTATCGACCGTATCCTGGATATGACAAGAACTGCCGTTAATATCACAGGTGATGCTGTATGTACAACAATCGTTGCACACCAGAACAAGGCACTGGATAAGAATGTGTTCTATGCGGAAGAGAATTAG
- the rfbD gene encoding dTDP-4-dehydrorhamnose reductase, with translation MLKLWIVGASGQIGSAINEVLDPLEMEVFNTDKEELDITDTDEVLNFGVINRPDVIINCAAVTDTDLCEKEPELAYRVNALGARNLSIVARKTGAKMVQISTDDVFDGIRHTPYTEFDDTNPKTVYGRSKRAGENYVKEFTHKHFILRSNWVYGNGNNFVNRVLHAADTKDELLIASDQFGSPTSAKDLARIILYLIKTNEYGTYHATCQGVCNRYEFAQEVLKLAGKRITLRPVVTSESDLSSTRPAYAVLDNFILRIINVYEMPDWRASLKEYMDERMED, from the coding sequence ATGTTAAAATTATGGATTGTTGGTGCATCCGGACAGATCGGATCGGCCATCAATGAAGTGTTGGATCCATTGGAAATGGAAGTGTTTAACACAGATAAGGAAGAATTAGACATTACGGACACCGATGAGGTGCTGAATTTCGGAGTGATCAACCGTCCGGATGTGATCATCAACTGTGCAGCAGTCACAGATACAGATCTCTGTGAAAAAGAACCGGAGCTTGCATACCGTGTGAATGCGCTGGGAGCAAGAAATTTAAGTATTGTGGCAAGAAAGACAGGGGCCAAGATGGTACAGATATCCACGGATGATGTATTTGACGGAATCCGGCATACCCCATATACGGAGTTCGATGACACAAATCCGAAGACCGTTTACGGACGTTCCAAGAGAGCAGGGGAGAATTATGTAAAGGAATTTACACACAAGCATTTCATCCTGCGCAGTAACTGGGTGTATGGAAATGGCAATAATTTTGTAAACCGCGTACTTCATGCAGCAGATACAAAGGATGAACTTCTGATTGCATCAGATCAGTTTGGTTCTCCGACCAGTGCAAAAGACCTGGCACGTATTATTCTTTATCTGATCAAAACGAATGAATACGGAACGTACCATGCAACCTGTCAGGGTGTATGTAATCGTTATGAATTTGCGCAGGAAGTTTTGAAACTTGCAGGAAAGAGGATCACTCTGCGCCCGGTAGTGACCAGCGAATCGGATCTTTCTTCTACAAGACCAGCATATGCGGTTCTGGATAATTTTATCCTTCGTATCATCAATGTATACGAGATGCCGGACTGGAGAGCTTCACTGAAAGAATATATGGATGAGAGAATGGAGGACTAA
- the hisB gene encoding imidazoleglycerol-phosphate dehydratase HisB, translating into MNRTVTRTRTTKETDITVTLNLDGTGKTEIDTGIGFFDHMLNGFARHGLFDLTVHAKGDLEVDSHHTIEDTGIVLGQAILEAIGDKAGIKRYGHFMLPMDETLALCAVDLSGRPYLNYNAEFVSDKMGEMDTEMVREFFYAVSYSAMMNIHLKILDGINDHHKAEALFKAFGKALDMATMEEPRIKEAWTTKGSL; encoded by the coding sequence ATGAACAGAACAGTCACCAGGACAAGAACGACAAAGGAGACGGATATTACGGTAACTCTGAACCTGGATGGAACCGGAAAGACGGAGATTGATACAGGAATCGGTTTTTTTGATCATATGTTGAATGGATTTGCAAGACACGGATTGTTCGATCTGACGGTACATGCGAAAGGGGATCTGGAAGTGGACAGTCATCATACCATCGAAGATACGGGAATCGTACTTGGACAGGCTATTCTGGAAGCAATAGGAGATAAAGCCGGAATCAAACGTTATGGCCACTTTATGCTTCCAATGGATGAGACACTCGCACTTTGTGCGGTGGATCTCTCCGGAAGACCATATCTGAATTATAATGCAGAGTTTGTGTCAGATAAGATGGGTGAGATGGATACTGAGATGGTAAGGGAATTCTTTTACGCAGTTTCTTACAGCGCAATGATGAATATCCACCTGAAGATTCTGGATGGTATCAACGATCATCACAAGGCGGAGGCGCTGTTTAAAGCGTTCGGAAAAGCACTTGATATGGCGACAATGGAAGAGCCAAGGATAAAAGAGGCATGGACCACAAAGGGAAGCCTCTAA
- a CDS encoding helix-turn-helix domain-containing protein, which yields MVEPLELGRFISTCRKEKNLTQKQLGEELGVTDRAVSKWENGVSLR from the coding sequence ATGGTTGAACCATTAGAACTTGGAAGGTTTATATCGACATGCAGGAAGGAAAAAAATCTGACGCAGAAGCAGCTGGGAGAAGAACTGGGCGTGACAGACAGAGCTGTGTCAAAATGGGAGAATGGGGTTTCACTTAGATAA
- the hisZ gene encoding ATP phosphoribosyltransferase regulatory subunit codes for MKKKLHTPEGVRDIYNVECGKKLALESRLKKVFHLYGYHDIQTPTIEYFDVFREEIGTTPANDLYKFFDKDGNTLVLRPDITPSIARASATLFKDENLPIRLCYTGNTFVNHSSYQGRLRETTQMGAEFVGDDSVEADAEMLALVIESMLTIGLKEFQLCVGNVDFFQSLIEDASLDEEAEERVRELIGNRNYFGVEEFLDSIQAKRSSKEAFSALNELIGGIDILEKAENLAPNSKGVMAIRRLEKIYHILRYYGVEKFVTFDLSMTGTYGYYTGIVFRGYTYGTGDAVVKGGRYDHLIEKFGKKSPSIGFAIVIDELVSALTRQKIRIVYPRKNTIIIYAEGRQLEAIRLAKDFRRKAKNAELLKKDENSGLEDYIRYGNDYYAGSLVYIEETGEVTMVNLVTGEQKIVNSTDRS; via the coding sequence ATGAAGAAGAAATTACACACTCCGGAGGGAGTACGGGATATATATAACGTAGAATGTGGTAAGAAACTTGCGTTGGAAAGCAGATTGAAAAAAGTATTTCATTTATATGGATATCATGATATCCAGACTCCGACGATCGAATATTTTGATGTGTTCCGTGAAGAGATCGGAACGACACCGGCCAATGATCTTTATAAATTCTTTGATAAAGACGGAAACACACTGGTATTAAGACCGGATATCACACCGTCGATCGCAAGAGCATCGGCAACGTTGTTTAAAGATGAGAATCTTCCGATCCGTCTGTGCTATACAGGGAATACATTCGTGAACCATTCCAGCTATCAGGGACGTTTAAGAGAGACAACGCAGATGGGTGCGGAATTTGTCGGAGATGATTCAGTAGAAGCAGATGCAGAGATGCTTGCTCTGGTGATCGAATCAATGCTGACAATCGGCCTGAAAGAATTCCAGCTCTGCGTCGGCAATGTTGATTTCTTCCAGAGCCTGATCGAAGATGCAAGTCTGGATGAAGAGGCGGAAGAAAGGGTAAGAGAACTGATCGGTAACCGCAATTACTTCGGTGTAGAAGAATTTCTGGACAGTATTCAGGCAAAGAGAAGCTCCAAAGAAGCATTTTCAGCATTGAATGAACTGATCGGAGGAATTGATATCCTGGAAAAAGCGGAAAACCTTGCGCCGAACTCCAAAGGTGTGATGGCAATCAGACGCCTGGAGAAGATATACCACATCCTGCGCTATTACGGAGTGGAAAAATTTGTCACTTTTGACCTGAGTATGACAGGAACCTATGGATACTATACAGGAATCGTGTTCCGTGGTTATACTTACGGAACCGGGGATGCAGTTGTAAAGGGTGGACGTTATGACCATCTGATCGAAAAGTTCGGTAAGAAATCACCATCTATCGGTTTTGCGATTGTAATTGATGAACTGGTGAGTGCACTGACCCGTCAGAAGATCCGCATCGTATATCCAAGAAAGAATACGATCATCATATATGCGGAAGGAAGACAGCTTGAAGCAATCCGCCTTGCGAAGGATTTCCGTAGAAAAGCCAAGAATGCAGAACTTCTGAAGAAGGATGAAAACAGTGGATTGGAAGATTATATCCGTTACGGAAATGATTATTATGCCGGAAGTCTGGTATATATCGAGGAGACCGGAGAAGTAACGATGGTCAATCTCGTTACCGGAGAGCAGAAGATCGTGAATAGTACAGATAGGAGTTAG
- the ant(6) gene encoding aminoglycoside 6-adenylyltransferase, whose protein sequence is MRSEKEVYDIVLNFAKTDKRIRMVTLEGSRTNTNIPPDDFQDFDITFFVTDMDSFTSDDKWLDIFGERLILQKPEDMELFPAVEKGFSYLMLFTDDVKIDLTLLPLELIDEYFTWDKLVKLLLDKDNRIVKPPIPTDIDYHLQKPTQRMFDDCCNEFWNTTTYVVKGLCRKEILFAIDHMNDIVRKELLRMISWLIGIKQGFHFSLGKNYKFMKQYAPEELWERLMSTYNMDSYPHMWESFEQCMALFREVSSEVACQLDYQYPLYDEKISNYVIRQKKKYGIEDDNK, encoded by the coding sequence ATGAGATCAGAAAAGGAAGTTTATGATATTGTTTTGAATTTTGCAAAAACAGACAAACGCATTCGCATGGTTACTTTGGAAGGATCTAGAACAAATACAAATATTCCGCCTGATGATTTTCAGGATTTTGATATTACTTTTTTTGTTACGGATATGGACAGCTTCACAAGTGATGATAAATGGCTAGATATATTTGGTGAAAGGTTGATTCTGCAAAAGCCGGAAGATATGGAATTATTTCCAGCTGTAGAAAAGGGATTTTCATATTTAATGCTGTTTACTGATGATGTTAAGATAGATTTAACTTTGCTGCCGCTGGAACTGATAGACGAGTATTTTACATGGGATAAACTGGTAAAGTTACTGTTGGATAAAGACAACCGTATCGTAAAGCCGCCAATACCAACGGATATAGACTACCACTTGCAGAAGCCTACTCAAAGAATGTTTGACGATTGCTGTAATGAATTTTGGAATACTACAACATATGTAGTAAAGGGCTTATGCCGCAAAGAAATTCTTTTTGCTATTGACCATATGAATGATATAGTACGAAAAGAATTGCTTCGCATGATTTCCTGGCTGATTGGTATCAAACAGGGATTTCATTTCAGTTTGGGAAAAAACTATAAATTTATGAAGCAATATGCCCCAGAGGAATTGTGGGAACGACTTATGTCCACTTATAATATGGATTCCTATCCCCATATGTGGGAATCCTTTGAACAATGTATGGCATTGTTCCGGGAGGTTTCGTCAGAAGTGGCATGCCAGTTGGATTACCAGTATCCACTATATGATGAAAAAATCAGTAATTATGTGATTCGGCAAAAGAAAAAATATGGCATTGAAGATGATAACAAATAA
- a CDS encoding helix-turn-helix domain-containing protein, translating into MALTIQERLKDLRVERGLTLEQLAEQTHLSKSALGSYEGDNLKDISHYALIELAKFYEVTVDYLLGRSQTKNHPNADLADLRLSDDMIELLKSGRVDNSLLCELATHPDFPRLMADLEIYVNGVAGKQVQSANAIVDAVSATIMKQHNPGLTDPQLRQLIAAHIDDDSFCRYVIQQDINKIALDLREAHKDDFFSVPEDSPLEDFLQAAEETAKEDSDPEQAAMMFICKRLKLNYKKLSEEEKKWLKKIAQKSDLLKNPKPQRGRK; encoded by the coding sequence ATGGCCCTAACTATTCAAGAACGACTAAAAGACCTGCGTGTGGAGCGTGGCTTGACGCTGGAACAGCTTGCGGAACAGACGCACCTCTCCAAATCTGCTTTAGGCAGTTATGAGGGGGACAATCTCAAAGACATCAGCCACTATGCCCTTATTGAGTTAGCAAAGTTTTACGAAGTGACTGTTGATTATCTGCTGGGCCGTTCCCAAACAAAAAATCACCCAAACGCCGATCTTGCAGACCTGCGTTTGAGCGACGATATGATTGAACTATTGAAAAGCGGGCGGGTGGACAATTCCCTTTTGTGTGAACTGGCGACCCACCCGGATTTTCCCCGGCTCATGGCCGACCTTGAAATCTATGTGAACGGCGTGGCGGGAAAACAGGTACAGAGTGCAAACGCCATTGTGGACGCCGTGAGTGCAACGATTATGAAACAACACAATCCCGGCTTGACTGACCCGCAGTTAAGGCAGCTTATCGCCGCCCATATTGACGACGACAGCTTTTGCCGCTATGTGATACAGCAGGACATAAACAAGATAGCCCTCGACCTGCGGGAAGCCCACAAGGACGATTTTTTCAGCGTCCCGGAGGATAGCCCACTGGAAGATTTTTTGCAGGCAGCCGAGGAAACCGCTAAAGAGGACAGCGACCCGGAGCAGGCGGCTATGATGTTTATCTGCAAGCGGCTCAAACTGAATTATAAGAAGCTGTCCGAGGAAGAAAAGAAGTGGCTGAAAAAGATTGCACAGAAGTCGGACTTGCTGAAAAATCCAAAGCCGCAGCGAGGACGGAAGTAA